The window GTGTTTGACGCTAGCATGAACTCCTTCACCGGTGTTCTACCACCGAGCTTTGTAGGGCTTACGGGTGTCGAAGAGTTTGATATCTCTGTGAATAAACTCACAGGGTTTGTACCGGAGAATATCTGCAAGTTGCCTAAACTGGTTAACTTGACGTACGCGTACAACTACTTCAACGGACAAGGCGATTCGTGTGTTCCAGGTAGTCGCACGGAGATTGCATTGGATGATACACGTAACTGCTTGCCAGATAGGCCTAAGCAACGATCAGCCAAGGAATGTGCGGTTGTAATAAGCCGTCCAGTTGATTGTAGTAAGGACAAGTGCGCTGGTGGTTCTAGCCAAGTTATTCCGTCAAAGTCCCCATCACCTGTGCCAAGTAGGCCGGTTCATAAACCACAAACACCAAAAGGGTCACCACAACCAAATGACCCATATAATCAGTCCCCAGTGAAGTTCCGGCGTAGCCCGCCTCCACCACAGCAACCACATACCCCAGTGGTTCACTCTCCACCGCCTACACCACCAGTCTTTTGTCCTCCTCCCTCACCCCCAGTCCATAAACCACAACCACCAAAAGAGTCACCACAACCAAATGACCCATATGATCAGTCTCCTGTGAAGTTCCGGCGTAGCCCTCCTCCGCCTCAAGTTCAGTCTCCACAACCACCACCGCCGGTATATTCTCCACCGCCTCCACCACCGGTTTATtctccaccgccaccaccaccagttcattcaccaccaccaccagtacACTCTCCTCCACCGCCAGTccattcaccaccaccaccggtccattctccaccaccaccggtATATTCTCTACCACCCCCACCACCGGTCCAGTCACCTCCACCATTGGTTCATAAACCACAACCACCGAAAGAGTCACCACAACCAAATGACCCATATGATCAGTCTCCTGTGAAGTTCCGGCGTAGCCCTCCTCCACCTCAAGTTcagtctccaccaccaccaccgccagtATATTCTccaccgcctccaccaccagtctattcaccaccaccaccggttTATTCTccaccgccgccaccaccaGTTCATTCACCACCACCCCCAGTACACTCTCCTCCACCGCCAGTccattcaccaccaccaccggtaCATTCTCCACCGCGGCCACCACCAGTCCACTCACCACCACCGCCAGTacattctcctccaccacctgCCCATTCACCACCACCGCCGGTTTATTCTCCACCGCCACCACCTTCACCGGTAttctcaccaccaccacctgttCACTCCCCTCCACCGCCAGTATAttccccaccaccaccggtatattctcctcctccaccgccggtatattccccaccaccacctccagtaaactcaccaccaccaccaccagtgtACTCTCCTCCGCATTTACCGCCAAAGATGAGTTCATCACCAACACAAACACCTGTCAACTCTCCTCCGCCACGAGCACCGATACGGACAGTAGAAGCACCACCGCCAAGTGAAGAATTCATCCTTCCACCATCCATTGGCCACCAGTAtgcatcaccaccaccaccaatgtTTCAAGGCTACTAACTAATATTAGAGAGAGTGAAGTCGAAAACGGCATgaggagaaacaaaagaagataacaAAACTGATggaagacagaagaagaagaaaaaaaggagggCAAATGTAACTTAGTGGCATTAACTCCTTACTTACGAGTAATCGTACAAAGTTTGTGTAGTAAACTGTTTATATAAAACATCTTTTTGGTCTATAAAAGATTTTAACACTTTGAAAAACAAAGGAGTTGTTGTTAAGACCGTTTACGATGGTATCCTAAAATATGGCCTCAATGGCTCGAGCTCACGATCGCGTATTATTTTAGTCTACTCTAGAGTCTAGACTAACAGAGTGAGCGTGACAATTATGATGTCTTTTTCGGGAGCTAGCACAAATACATCCCAAATATAGTAGAATGattaaaacccaactttatataataatgagATATGTGAAAGGTGAAGTATAAATTTATTCAGAAAAACCGAAATTTGAAAAACGTAACCAAGCCAAAtgaaaatagtatatatttggTTTCAGATTTTGTATAACCGTACAAtcaaaaaaactaaaccgaaaaaCGGTATGTCCAcctctaaattttatattgtttgtttggtttgtgtGATGTTGGAATAATACTTTTTGTGTGAAAAACATGCAGTAATAAATATTTCTAGTCATGAGTTGgcatattataatatttgacataataTGAAAGATAACTTTTTTGGGTAAATATATGTGTAACTATATGATCgcatcaatatatatttatgttatgtaaaaaaaaaaaaatagtggaaTCTGATcagtgtagtttttttttttcgtatgaATTtgcattaatttttgttagagttcatatttatttttttaatacataaaaatattttggtgtCATTTTTTAGTGATGAAAAGTTTTCTGTAGTTAATTGAAAATTATTCAACATTGCTGAGTTGACgacttttatgaaaattttcccATAAAATGTTGTACATAGAGGTATAGTTAATTTAGTTTAGTAAACCTATTGGACTTATTGGGCcaatgaaattttgtttttaatgtaataCAAACACGACAGCGTGTGGTTGGTTGAAGATCCTTTTTGCTGCACGACGAAGCATACTCATGATTTTCCGGTTAAGTCTTTTTGAGTTTCAGCTAACTGAATTACagtttttcctttttcgatTCGAAATTCTTTTAGTTCCATTTTTCATTCCTTCGAACAAAACCCAATCGCTCATTTCTGGTAAATCCGATTTTTGGGAAACCCTAATTTGGTCTCGAAACGACGATGGAGGAAGACAAGCAGCAACAAATGCACGAGGAGAAATCATCCCCGGTTAAGGAAGTGGATCCCGAGATTGAGAAATCGGATGCGACGCCCAAGAGTTCTGGTGGTGGTTGGGGATGGGGTTTCTCTGGCTTCTCTGTGCTTTCGGATCTTCAAAAAGCTGCCGAAGATATATCTCGTAATGTATGTTCCCCCCACTCCGTAATTttgacctaattttttttttatgaatttagtGTTTTCTGATATTGGATCCGAAGCCTATGGTACCATTTTATGGTGTATTGTAACTCAGTGGAACTCGGCATTTGTATTTTGATGTGGTCATGAGTTTCTTAAAGAGTGaattgatttgatatattaGGATTAATCTGATGGCATAATACAAATGTGTTTATTGgttctttatttattatctatccCAGCCTACTTTAGAAAGATAATGTAACCTTTCTATCTTGAGAGGGTTCTGGTACGATGTCTGTTTATTTCagtatatgtttgtttaaggAAACTTGGTTTTACTAGTTTTAAAAGTTCATCCTTTTTATGAATAATGATGAAGCCTGATTTTCTTCTCCCGTTGTAGGCTGCAGCAGTGGCGGAGAAAGCAGCTAAAAGCATTGCAGAGATGGGAGAAGCAGATGAAGACTCTGAATTTTCTgccaaggaagaagagaaaactgaAGAGCCTGATACAGAGCAGGATAGTGATGATGAGAATTCAAAGTTGAAGAAGTCAGCTCTCGAGAGATTGGAGGGTGCCAGTGAAGAGTCACTTCTTAGCCAGGCAAgttttttcttgctttcttaTGCACAAGTCATTGTCTATGTTTATGGTGATAAATGATAATATTATAAATGCTATAATGCTCTTTCCTACGTATACCTttgttcatcattttttttcttttaatttattgttggCTTAAAGTCGTTATTCTTCATTTGCTTATACGTTCGAATTTAAATAGTAACTATTAGATCTTACTTCTCCAGGGTTTGAAGGTTTTCGACGATTCAGTTGAGAGCTTCACTTCTGGAGCTTGGCAGGCATTCGGAAATGCGTTAAAAGGGGGCACAAGTTTGGTGCAAAAGTATGTTCCttttaacattttgttttcttttactgATAGCTTTAATCTTAAATGTGAAAATAACAAACTTTGTGAAGGAAAAATGGTTAAGGCCAACTGGAAAGTAATCCTTTGATTGGAAACTGGGGTGTTGGAATTTAAATGAATTACCAACTCCAAAGTTAATTACTTTAATTGTTTACCATTCCCTTTCTGCTCATAAGTGTTTGAGCATTTAAACTTTGTTGGCAAACCACTTATGAGCATTTAAACTTTGTTGGCAAACCATACGATGACCATACTAAGTTCATTTACTTTAAAAGATTCCTCTTTTGGTAAATTAGCGTGCTCTTTTTTGATTCATTACCAGTAAAATGTTGGGCAAACTATATTTGTCATTTCCTGAAGATAAGAATACATTGTTTGCCTATGACTGGTTTAGACTGTGCTGGCTTAATGAGCCCAGAGGTCATGTGTTTCTTCGGTATAGAATGGTTCCCCTAGGAAGAAGATCAAGTCATTAACGCTCCGCAATTTCTTTTGTAGGCTTGAAAACAGTGTCCAGCAAGGTTCTTCGCCCAGGGAAGCTGGATCTGGTGCACCGTCTCTACTGGAGGTTTGTGCTTTTTTTGTGTCGTTTTCTGTCTTCTTAGCGTAACATTATATTTAGCAATACTTCTGTTCTGCAGACGGGAAAAGCATTAACTGCCAAAGGAATGCAAGTACTTGAATTTGTGGGCAAGGAGACCATGGATTTACTAATTACAGAGACTGGTATTGGGGTTGAGAAGAATGGGGTAGATCAAGTACTTGAGGAAGTGACATTTGATCGATGCTTTTACATTTATGGTGGTCCTGAGCAGCTTGAGGTGACCCACTTATCTCTGAAAATCACCTGGCAATTCATTTTCTGATAATCGATTTTGTCTTCcctcaattattttatttatggtgaTTTCAGGAATTGGAAGCATTGGCAAGCCACTATACTCTGTTGTTCAACAGGAGAAAGGGGAAATTGTCACCAGATGAGAAATCGTTGTACGATGGaaagctcaaacaaattcaacaaCTGTTCAGCTTCGCTGATGAAACGAGTAAAAGTAAAGCAGAGTCTGACAAAGGGAAAAATATAGATATCAAAACTGAAGGCAATGATGATGACATGAAGAATCTGCATAACTCGAGTGTCAGCAAAGCTGCTGATATGGCTGCTGGGTAATTATCTTTGTTTCCCTTTCCATCTATCAGATTCGACATTTTGATTTTCTCCATCAGTTTCCTTTGTTTGTACTTTCTCATTAAATCACCACAATACGTCCCTTCAATGCCCAAGAATGTTATAGGTATTAGTTGTTGTCCCTTCATATCAGTTACCAAATGCAATCCTCTATATGATTAGAAAAGGTGAATATTAGAAACTTGGAATCTTGCGTCAGGAAATTTCTCATGTTATGATaaagtgatatatatgtatggatTATATTTCGTTGGcctgttttttatttggttgtcATTTCTGTTTTTCAGGTTCACAAATGCTTTAGCAGGACTAAATGTAAATGATATGATCCAGCGAACTGGTGGCAGGCTTGAATCTCTTCACTCAGAAGGAGTTCATGTGCGAAGAGTGATCCCTTCATACTCTTgtttaaaattaagaatatttattcTACTACCACTAgtattgttctgttttgtttggctGAAAAAAAATCCGCCAACTAAAATGTAATCTCGTTCTGCAGAGGCTTTCAGAGATGTGCTGTTTTGCAGTCACTCNTTTGTTTCCCTTTCCATCTATCAGATTCGACATTTTGATTTTCTCCATCAGTTTCCTTTGTTTGTACTTTCTCATTAAATCACCACAATACGTCCCTTCAATGCCCAAGAATGTTATAGGTATTAGTTGTTGTCCCTTCATATCAGTTACCAAATGCAATCCTCTATATGATTAGAAAAGGTGAATATTAGAAACTTGGAATCTTGCGTCAGGAAATTTCTCATGTTATGATaaagtgatatatatgtatggatTATATTTCGTTGGcctgttttttatttggttgtcATTTCTGTTTTTCAGGTTCACAAATGCTTTAGCAGGACTAAATGTAAATGATATGATCCAGCGAACTGGTGGCAGGCTTGAATCTCTTCACTCAGAAGGAGTTCATGTGCGAAGAGTGATCCCTTCATACTCTTgtttaaaattaagaatatttattcTACTACCACTAgtattgttctgttttgtttggctGAAAAAAAATCCGCCAACTAAAATGTAATCTCGTTCTGCAGAGGCTTTCAGAGATGTGCTGTTTTGCAGTCACTCATCTGCTTATCCTCAGTAAGTCCATGATATCTCATGCCAACAAAGTTCAGGATGAAGACGCTGAGGCGTTGAAAATCGAGTGGCCAGAGGATCCTACTGAGAAAGCTAAGCTGATTAAAGGCAAGGCAGAATCAATGGCTGGATATGTTGAAGCAGTTTCCAACAGTTTTATAACAGGTTGGTCCACAGTTATTCAACTTACTTTGACTTATAACTGTTCTATTGCATGTCTTACCGAGTATCCTGGGTTGCTAGAATCATCTTATTTAAGGATTATATTAATAGCTCTTTTCATTTGTAAACGAAGAAGGTAGAAGCAACGTTTCTTCAACTACACAGACTAAAACTGTAAAAAAGGGAAGTTCTTGGAAATTAAAGTTCATCGTAGACACTTAAAACCACCTTAGTTTGGGGTTTTCTCTTGCCTCagttttagttttgtatatAGTTAGTGTCTGGATTTAGACAGTAGACGAAAAGTGACAGTTTCCATAAACCCTTTCCCACATTGCAGGTATATCAGATGTATCCGAAACATACTCAGCTGCGATTAAAGGAGTTACTGCTGCTGATGATTCGAAAGATGAACTTCTGAAAACATCAACCATGCAGGAAAAAGCAAGCACCTTCAACGATAGTCTTCGCTCTGACCAAACCACAGCTATCACAAAGATCCAGGAAGGACTTCAGTACTTATCCTATGTTGTGATATCTACCTCAATGCCCTCTGCCTGATATTATAATAAGAGTTAGATGGGTCTTTTTatgtggtttgtttttttttctttctttaacatGACTCGGATTCGATTTAGTTTCTTTGTAGATATTATCATCTCTTTCGCTAGGCTGCTCTTTATTCTCCCACTTGTGCTCTGCTTCTTTGTTGTCTGGATCTTGAATGTTTGATGAAATCTAGAAACCAAAGATTAAAGCAGGGAAGAGAttagtagttttattttgtttttgttttaaataatatgctTTGCTTCTAAAGTATTTACTTGGAAATTGGTTTAGCTGTGTTATTGATCTGTACACGTAGCTTTCAATATTTGTTGACATATACATTTTGCGTTCAATAAAAGTTTGCAAGAATTATTGTTGCGTTCACTAAATCATCTTTTGAATGTCCTAACACTATGACGCATCATCATCACCGATCTAATGACCAACCCCTTTATCTAACCCTTACACAGATGACTGGAACCCAATGTGCTCAATTCCAATCTAAGGTGCAAAAAATCACCATGCGCCATTTCCAAAATCTGCCGGATTCCGTAAATTCAGACGGACACTGTCACGTGTTTATCGGTTCTATAACGCCAAGGAAGTGGTTTCTCATGCATTCCCACTTTACGTTTCTCAGGTGGCAACACTTCTACAACATTGTTTACAGTCACCACAATATAGAAGAACGTAACGGCTTAACACTAGCTACTAAATTCTCTACATACCAAAAGTTTAATTGCAAAAGCTGATAAGTAGGCACATGTGAGAGTAATCAGAGAGAGTTGTGCACGTGCATACCAGTCTTATTAATGAGTTTAGCCTATATATAGAGAGGAGAGATTGTGGAGAGGGGATCCTCCATGATCAACATAGTGTGTTTGTTAGATAAGAGTTGCGACTTTGTTCATGGTGATAAGAGAAGAGAATTGTAACTCCGATCTTATCAGTTAGGGTTCATAGTTTGTATTagagattgagaagagataagagagaagagatcgcATCTTCAAACTTATCAAATGGTGCGTTTGTGATCGAGATCGAAGTATCGCGGAAGGTTAGGGTTAcgaatttggggattttgtgTGAAGAATCGAggaatcaagaaacaaagatggTTACGTCAATTGGGTTATCACCGGTGCGAGAACTATCGGAGGAGGAACAACACGACGCGTCTTTAGCTGACGTCTACGATCAATTGGGCGAGGTGCGAAGCTTTGGAAGCAAGATGAAGGATCGAATTGAGACGATGGGTTCACAAATGGGATCAAAGATCGAATCGTTGGGAAACGAATTGAGGATTCGCGATCAGAAATTGGAGGATCTTGGAAGGAAACTGGATCTCGTCTTGAGTTCTTTACCCGGAATTGAGACAGTTCGTGAAGTGGGTGGCTCAAGTCAATCGGGACCATCACAATCACAAGATTGTCACAATCAGGTACATGTCTCACTCTCAAAACCTTGCCTTAGCAATATTAGGCGTGGACTTAGAGAGAACTTGATGAAAAACTTAGAAATGGCAGTGTTTGATGGAATTGGTGTGTACAGTTGGGTTGCTTGTGTTGAGCGGTTCTTTAGACACATTGGGTATAATGATGCAGAGAAGTTAGCACTGGGTTCTGTGAGCTTAAGTGATGAGGCCTTGAGTTGGTACAACTGGGAAATTAACAGAGGAAGACAGTTTGTGAGTTGGGTTCAGTTTAAATCAGGATTGATGAGGAAATTTGGGAACATCAAGATTAAAAGTACATCAACGGTAGCTTCTGATTCCAAATTGATTATGCTAAAAGAATCAAGTAACGAAGGCTCACACAAGGAGAAGAACCCCTCTGAAGAGAAGCATTTGATTCAGCATGAAGACTCTGTTAGAGTGAAGACATTATGTCAGCACACAGGAAGTTATTGGTGAAACAGAATCGAGCTTAACCTTCTCAATGATTGATTCTAGTCTCAAAAAAGAATCAGTAACTTCAAGCTTGGCAACAAATGGTGTTCTCCAATCACAGAAAGTTGAGAATTCAGTCTTGGAGGATCATCGAGATGCATCCTTGGATCAATATCAGTCATAACCTGAACTAGTTTCTGATGCTTTACACTCTGGTTTTTGCATCGATATATTGAAAACTCAACAAGAAGGGATATTAGAAATTTCAGAATTGCTTATGTGTTATGAGAAGTCGTCAGAGGTCAAGACTAAGGATGTTACATTCCAACAGCTCAACATAATGTCTCTTCAAAGGCATGAATTACATCAGCAGAGAGATAGCGTGTGTTTAGTGGATGATTGGAATTCTTTCTTTTCGGTTTGGCATCGTTGGCGAAACAGGGATTTGTATTAGTTTTGCTGGCTGAATCAGCAATCTCTGCAACAAATTGAGGAGTATACAGTTGCTGAAGACCATTACATATTCATAAGAAGAAGGTATATCAAGCTGTTACGCCTACAACAATAGGTAGCAGTTTTGTACACCTACGGGAAACAAAGACTAGGATATTTCAGTCAATCTTCTCTACTAGTTGCTGCAACACTTTGGAGTACAATGATAAACCGGGGGATTGAGTATAAGTTTGACGCTGGATTAAAACAGAAGTGTGTTGGCAACATTACGACAAAACAGAGTTATGAAAGGAAGTTTATTGGCTTGTACTCAGCATATGGGGACAGGAACGTCTATTATTCTGTGTGGCAttgttggagaaagaagaatctGCAGCTCATTAATCTGAACAATGGATGTTAGCCACAAAGTCCGGACCTACACTTTCATATTGACGTAAccatctttgtttcttgattccTCGATTCTTCACacaaaaaccccaaatttgTAACCCTAACCTTCCGCGATACTTCGATCTCAATCACAAACGCACCATTTGATAAGTTTGCAGATgcgatctcttctctcttatctcttctcaatcCCTAATACAAACTATGGACCCTAACTGATAAGATCAGAGTTACAGTTCTCCTCTCTTATCACCATGAACAGAGTCGCAGCTCTGATCTAACAAACACACAATGTTGATCATGCAGGATCCCCTCTCCACAGTCTCTcctctctatttataggctaAACTCATTAATAAGACTGTTATGCATGTGCACAACTCTCTCTGATTACCCTCACATGTGCCTACTTATCAAAAGCCCACTTCTTTGCTTTCAATTCTATTCTCCCACCAAATATTGCCATTCCAACTTATCTATCTGTACCTTcttataaatttatgatttgtGGAAGTCATCGATACAGTATGTACTATGTAGTATAACTTGTTTAAGTAATCAAACTATGCTGATTTTAACGTTCTATTGGTGCGTATGCATTAACATATTTTGTTTCGAATCGACTATTTAAACCAAACATAAGCAAAAATTTGGCTCGGTTCTTGTATATAATTCATTTTGGTTcggcttttgtttcttctttggcttttaatttgtgtttatatacaaatatagaataaaaattGTACAATACCTCTTAGcttggtttgtttgttattcAAATCCTCTTCCTCCACCGTCTGATTCATTCCCCTTCCCTCATCTTAGTTTTAATTCATGGCTGGTAATTAAATGATCCGTTTTGATATgttaaattatttgataatgtGACAAGACAACTTTTACTTTGGTTATTCACTTATTTGAATAATACTCCCTTTGTTCCGTGttaattgtaacatccgcgaaccggaatcccggtttgggatgtgcattgatcgatgctGACTCAATTTCCTGctttttgacttaagttaaacgctgcattttggaCAAAGGGAAAGGAGAAAAACCATTAAGtcgttcttttgtctcattagacgactttagccgtttttgaaagaaaagagaagagagaaagtgttcttgagcgttcttgaggtttttgggagatttcagGCTGTTcatgtagagatctgtagctaaGATctttgtaggagcttcctaggaacGTTTTCTTCAAATGTTTGGGTAGGATtccttctgtggcaaaggtaagtgcatgaccatggcttatctaggCTGGAGATTACTCGGAtatgtttgtttctgtgttatTAGGCTTGTTAGTATGTTGTTTGAGGCGCTGgaaagctttcttgtggcttggaatcgtttcttgtggttgcaggaacgaagatccagcgagaagcttcggagaaaAAAATGCTCGGCATGAGCATcgatgtgtcggtcgatgctagtgtGAGGACAGCGcggtttgacctaggagcatcggtcgatgccatgtggaggcgccGGTCaatgcgattagggtttccgcgtgatgtcgagcatgtatcgatcgatgcaagtgggggcatcggtcgat is drawn from Camelina sativa cultivar DH55 chromosome 1, Cs, whole genome shotgun sequence and contains these coding sequences:
- the LOC104792620 gene encoding uncharacterized protein LOC104792620, with product MEEDKQQQMHEEKSSPVKEVDPEIEKSDATPKSSGGGWGWGFSGFSVLSDLQKAAEDISRNAAAVAEKAAKSIAEMGEADEDSEFSAKEEEKTEEPDTEQDSDDENSKLKKSALERLEGASEESLLSQGLKVFDDSVESFTSGAWQAFGNALKGGTSLVQKLENSVQQGSSPREAGSGAPSLLETGKALTAKGMQVLEFVGKETMDLLITETGIGVEKNGVDQVLEEVTFDRCFYIYGGPEQLEELEALASHYTLLFNRRKGKLSPDEKSLYDGKLKQIQQLFSFADETSKSKAESDKGKNIDIKTEGNDDDMKNLHNSSVSKAADMAAGFTNALAGLNVNDMIQRTGGRLESLHSEGVHRLSEMCCFAVTHLLILSKSMISHANKVQDEDAEALKIEWPEDPTEKAKLIKGKAESMAGYVEAVSNSFITGISDVSETYSAAIKGVTAADDSKDELLKTSTMQEKASTFNDSLRSDQTTAITKIQEGLQYLSYVVISTSMPSA
- the LOC104792630 gene encoding uncharacterized protein LOC104792630, giving the protein MVTSIGLSPVRELSEEEQHDASLADVYDQLGEVRSFGSKMKDRIETMGSQMGSKIESLGNELRIRDQKLEDLGRKLDLVLSSLPGIETVREVGGSSQSGPSQSQDCHNQVRARCDLGIKAMKMRMF